Genomic window (Sphingomonas sp. S1-29):
GCCGACGCGTGCGCTTGCCTCATGCAGTTCGGCGCGGTCGGCGAGGCGCCGCGAGAGCACCGCGAGCCGCTGGCGAAAGGGCGGCTTCATGTGCTGGCCCGGCGGGATGTCCATCTCGACCAGCCATTCGACGGGGAGGTAGCAGCGACCGACCCGGTCATCCTCTTCGATATCGCGCGCGATATTGGCGAGCTGGAAGGCGAGGCCGAGGTCGCAGGCGCGGTCGAGCGTTGCTTCGTCGGCGGGGTCGACCCCCATCACCACCGCCATCATGCAGCCGACGACGCCGGCGACATGGTAGCAATAGCGATAGAGATCGGCCTCGCTGCGCGGGCGCCAGTCATCGGCGTCGAGCTGGAAGCCCGCGACGACGTCGTCGGCGAAGCGCTTGGGCATGCGGGTTTCGGCAGCGACGATCCGCAGCGCGTCGAAGGCGGGATCGCCGACCCATTGGCCGGCAAAGGCGGCGTCGGTCTTGGCGCGGATTTCGGCGATTCGCGCTTGCGGATCGGCGACGATCTGCATGCCATGGCCATGGTCCTGGCCGTCGGCGAGGTCGTCGCACGCGCGGCACCAGGCGTAGAGCAGCCAGGCGCGCTCGCGGGTGGCGCGATCGAACAGCCGCGAGGCGGCGGCGAAGCTCTTCGATCCGCGCGCGATCGATTGCTGCGCGGTGGCGACGATCGCGGCGCGCGCGGGCAGGGGGTGGGTCACTGGCTTACATTCCGTTCGCACTGAGCTTGTCGAAGTGCCGTACTTCTTTTGCCGGGATAAAGAAGAACGGTGCTTCGACAAGCTCAGCACGAACGGGGAGGGGGTAAGGGATCAAATGCGCGTCAAAGCTCTTCGCGCGACATCCGGAAGATCGGGGTGTGGGGCTCGTACGCCGCCATCTTGCCCAGCAGCCGCGAGAGGTCGTCCTCGACGATCAGGATGTCGCGGTGCTGCGGGCGCAGGAAGCCGGTGGCGGCCATCTGGTCGACGAAGGCGATCAGATGGTCGTAATAGCCCGCGACGTTGAGCAGCCCGACCGGGTCCGAATGATAGCCGAGTTGCGACCAGCTCATCGCTTCCCA
Coding sequences:
- a CDS encoding phytoene/squalene synthase family protein, with amino-acid sequence MTHPLPARAAIVATAQQSIARGSKSFAAASRLFDRATRERAWLLYAWCRACDDLADGQDHGHGMQIVADPQARIAEIRAKTDAAFAGQWVGDPAFDALRIVAAETRMPKRFADDVVAGFQLDADDWRPRSEADLYRYCYHVAGVVGCMMAVVMGVDPADEATLDRACDLGLAFQLANIARDIEEDDRVGRCYLPVEWLVEMDIPPGQHMKPPFRQRLAVLSRRLADRAELHEASARVGTKQLAFRSAWAVLAAAGIYGDIARRVAQRGEHAWDHRVTTSGGEKLGWIVRSFGQARAREGYADTPRDPLLWTRPR